In Deltaproteobacteria bacterium, a single genomic region encodes these proteins:
- a CDS encoding transposase, producing MRKYNPEIHNRRSIRLQGYDYSTTGAYFVTICTQNRECLFGEIPVHHVGAPPRGCPEIILNGAGQMIKTVWDEIPEYYPGIDTDEFVVMPNHIHGIITVGAGPRACPVENGRNNKNGYHDNIGHPRGGAPTTGERHEQSRGDGHAVLSLPDVVHRFKTLTTKWYIDGVKQNGWPPFPGKLWQRNYWEHIIRNEKEWNRIREYIRNNPAQWAADKLYPGGGPILKESPASYGKEAWMV from the coding sequence ATGAGAAAATATAACCCTGAAATTCACAACCGACGTTCCATTCGTTTGCAGGGTTATGATTATTCCACCACGGGAGCCTATTTTGTTACCATTTGCACCCAAAACCGTGAATGCCTGTTCGGTGAAATACCGGTACACCACGTTGGGGCACCCCCCCGTGGTTGCCCTGAAATAATTTTGAATGGTGCAGGACAAATGATTAAAACCGTATGGGATGAAATCCCGGAATATTACCCCGGTATTGATACCGATGAATTCGTTGTTATGCCAAACCACATCCACGGGATAATAACCGTAGGGGCAGGCCCCCGTGCCTGCCCTGTTGAAAATGGGCGGAATAATAAAAATGGTTATCACGATAATATTGGGCACCCACGGGGGGGTGCCCCTACGACGGGGGAACGGCACGAACAATCACGGGGGGATGGTCATGCGGTATTGTCATTGCCTGATGTGGTTCATCGGTTTAAAACATTGACAACAAAATGGTATATTGATGGGGTTAAACAAAATGGCTGGCCGCCATTTCCGGGGAAATTGTGGCAGCGCAATTATTGGGAACATATCATTCGTAATGAAAAGGAATGGAACCGGATTCGGGAATATATAAGGAATAACCCGGCTCAATGGGCAGCTGACAAATTATATCCCGGTGGCGGGCCGATATTGAAAGAATCCCCCGCCTCATATGGAAAGGAAGCGTGGATGGTCTGA
- a CDS encoding class I SAM-dependent methyltransferase: MKTNPSNTWLTEKGKQQVDYYTASKDVILVERKRTSKLLFDLFRYHFDTTRPQKILDLGCGDGEMALQFSDKFPNNQFYLMDGSHDMLSKAQDSLKGDNIHFIKKTFEEYLSNEPVSSKYNFIYSSNAIHHLDFSGKSQLFARVFSELAQNGMFIIIDLVRPPSEQCEKWQFRMWVDWINQTLAESGREDEAGKHDGLPGIYKAKAENQPDGLFEQLEVLRKCGFRDVDCFYKYGVFTLFGGIK; this comes from the coding sequence ATGAAGACAAACCCATCGAACACCTGGTTAACGGAAAAAGGAAAGCAGCAGGTTGATTATTACACCGCATCTAAAGATGTTATTCTCGTTGAACGAAAGAGGACAAGCAAACTTCTATTTGATTTGTTCCGTTATCACTTCGACACAACAAGGCCACAAAAAATATTAGATTTGGGCTGCGGAGATGGGGAAATGGCTTTGCAGTTTTCAGATAAATTTCCCAACAATCAATTCTATTTAATGGATGGTTCCCATGATATGCTGTCAAAGGCCCAAGACAGCCTGAAGGGCGACAACATACATTTCATAAAAAAGACCTTTGAAGAATACCTGTCTAATGAACCTGTGTCTTCAAAATACAACTTCATCTATTCATCGAATGCAATCCATCACCTGGATTTTTCCGGCAAATCTCAATTATTTGCCAGGGTATTTAGTGAGTTGGCACAAAATGGTATGTTTATTATTATCGATTTAGTCCGGCCACCATCGGAGCAATGTGAAAAATGGCAGTTCAGGATGTGGGTTGACTGGATAAATCAAACCCTTGCAGAGAGCGGACGCGAAGACGAAGCAGGCAAGCACGATGGCTTACCCGGTATATACAAAGCAAAAGCGGAGAATCAACCTGACGGGCTTTTTGAACAACTGGAGGTTTTACGAAAATGCGGATTTCGGGATGTAGACTGTTTCTACAAGTATGGTGTCTTTACCCTGTTCGGAGGCATAAAATAG
- the hemG gene encoding menaquinone-dependent protoporphyrinogen IX dehydrogenase has protein sequence MANIIIIYSTTDGHTLKICRRLQQVIEEQAHQVTLASLNDERDADLKRFDKIIVGASIRYGKHSPQVYQFIKRNEKILAGKANAFFSVNVVARKPGKDKPETNPYIKKFLKKSSWQPMALAVFAGKIDYRKYSFRDRLIIRLIMWITKGPTHPEAVVEFTNWEEVEAFGRSVSVM, from the coding sequence ATGGCAAATATCATTATTATCTATTCAACTACCGACGGTCATACCCTGAAAATCTGCCGCCGGCTGCAGCAGGTCATTGAAGAGCAGGCCCATCAGGTAACACTGGCTTCCCTTAATGATGAACGGGATGCCGATTTGAAACGCTTCGACAAGATTATTGTTGGCGCCAGCATCCGCTATGGAAAACATAGCCCGCAGGTTTACCAATTCATAAAAAGAAACGAAAAGATTCTTGCAGGCAAAGCCAATGCCTTTTTCTCTGTCAATGTTGTTGCCCGCAAGCCGGGGAAAGATAAACCGGAAACAAATCCTTATATAAAAAAATTCCTGAAAAAATCATCATGGCAACCTATGGCATTGGCAGTTTTCGCAGGAAAAATAGACTACCGGAAATACAGCTTCCGGGACCGTCTTATAATAAGGTTAATTATGTGGATAACGAAAGGGCCTACCCACCCTGAAGCCGTTGTGGAATTCACTAATTGGGAAGAGGTAGAAGCCTTTGGCCGGTCTGTAAGTGTAATGTAA
- a CDS encoding histidine phosphatase family protein — protein MKIVLLRHGKPYIKKTEKLKAAELHRWIDSYNSSGIHKKYPPGKAAIHIANECRAVVCSDFRRSIESAEILGKTGLKHIDPLFREMGLPYGTWKSPKASPVVWAAIFRALWFFGYASNSENFSSAKKRASQAADKLEDIAKAQGSVLFVGHGFMNRYIAKDLLSNGWQGPHSPGKKYWEFGLYEYKTT, from the coding sequence ATGAAAATCGTACTTCTCAGGCACGGAAAACCTTATATAAAAAAAACAGAAAAGTTAAAGGCTGCTGAGCTTCACAGATGGATTGATTCCTATAACTCATCGGGAATTCATAAAAAATATCCTCCGGGAAAAGCGGCTATTCATATAGCCAATGAATGCAGGGCGGTGGTATGCAGTGACTTTCGCCGTTCCATAGAGTCAGCCGAGATCCTGGGAAAAACAGGCCTTAAACATATTGACCCCCTATTTAGAGAAATGGGGCTGCCTTATGGAACCTGGAAAAGCCCAAAGGCATCGCCTGTTGTTTGGGCTGCCATATTCAGGGCGCTCTGGTTTTTTGGTTATGCCTCAAATAGCGAGAATTTTTCATCTGCAAAGAAAAGAGCTTCACAGGCTGCCGATAAACTGGAAGATATTGCAAAAGCCCAGGGTTCTGTTCTTTTTGTTGGGCATGGTTTCATGAATCGATATATTGCAAAGGACCTTTTATCAAATGGCTGGCAGGGACCCCATAGCCCCGGTAAAAAATACTGGGAATTCGGCCTTTATGAATATAAAACAACATAA